The following proteins come from a genomic window of Streptococcus pneumoniae:
- the hflX gene encoding GTPase HflX yields MIETEKKEERVLLIGVELQGMDSFDLSMEELASLAKTAGAVVVDSYRQKREKYDSKTFVGSGKLEEIALMVDAEEITTVIVNNRLTPRQNVNLEEVLGVKVIDRMQLILDIFAMRARSHEGKLQVHLAQLKYLLPRLVGQGIMLSRQAGGIGSRGPGESQLELNRRSVRNQITDIERQLKVVEKNRATVREKRLESSTFKIGLIGYTNAGKSTIMNILTSKTQYEADELFATLDATTKSIHLGGNLQVTLTDTVGFIQDLPTELVSSFKSTLEESKHVDLLVHVIDASNPYHEEHEKTVLSIMKDLDMEDIPHLTLYNKADLVEDFTPTQTPYTLISAKSEDSRENLQALLLDKIKEIFEAFTLRVPFSKSYKIHDLESVAILEERDYQEDGEVITGYISEKNKWRLEEFYD; encoded by the coding sequence ATGATTGAAACGGAGAAAAAAGAGGAGCGAGTCCTGCTGATTGGTGTGGAATTGCAGGGTATGGACAGTTTTGACCTCTCCATGGAAGAATTGGCTAGTTTAGCGAAAACGGCAGGGGCAGTCGTTGTAGATAGCTACAGACAAAAACGTGAAAAATATGATTCCAAGACCTTCGTCGGCTCTGGTAAGTTGGAAGAGATTGCGCTTATGGTGGATGCAGAAGAAATCACTACTGTCATCGTCAACAACCGTCTGACCCCAAGGCAGAATGTCAATCTAGAGGAAGTTCTCGGTGTTAAGGTCATTGACCGTATGCAGTTGATTTTGGATATCTTTGCCATGCGGGCTCGAAGCCATGAAGGGAAGCTCCAAGTCCACCTAGCCCAACTCAAATACCTCTTGCCTCGCTTGGTTGGTCAGGGGATTATGCTCAGCCGTCAGGCAGGGGGAATTGGTTCCCGTGGTCCTGGTGAAAGCCAACTGGAGCTGAACCGTCGTAGCGTTCGCAATCAAATCACGGATATCGAGCGCCAGCTCAAGGTGGTTGAGAAAAATCGTGCGACTGTCAGAGAAAAACGTTTGGAGTCTAGCACTTTTAAGATTGGTTTGATTGGTTATACTAATGCTGGGAAATCAACTATCATGAACATCTTGACCAGTAAGACCCAGTATGAAGCAGATGAGCTCTTTGCGACTCTGGATGCGACAACCAAGAGTATTCATCTGGGAGGCAATCTCCAAGTAACTTTGACAGATACCGTTGGCTTTATCCAAGATTTGCCGACAGAGTTGGTGTCCAGTTTCAAGTCAACCTTGGAAGAAAGCAAGCATGTGGACCTTCTGGTTCATGTTATCGATGCTAGCAATCCTTACCACGAGGAGCATGAAAAAACGGTTCTCTCCATCATGAAAGACCTGGACATGGAAGATATTCCTCACTTGACGCTTTATAATAAAGCGGATTTGGTGGAGGATTTCACGCCTACCCAAACGCCATATACCCTCATTTCTGCCAAGTCTGAGGACAGTCGTGAAAACTTGCAAGCATTATTGCTAGATAAGATTAAGGAAATTTTTGAAGCATTTACCCTGCGAGTGCCTTTTTCAAAGTCCTACAAGATTCATGATTTAGAGAGTGTTGCAATTCTGGAAGAACGTGATTATCAGGAAGACGGCGAAGTGATTACAGGCTACATTTCCGAGAAAAATAAATGGAGGTTAGAAGAATTTTATGACTGA
- the miaA gene encoding tRNA (adenosine(37)-N6)-dimethylallyltransferase MiaA produces the protein MKTKIIVIVGPTAVGKTALAIEVAKCFNGEVVSGDSQQVYRGLDIGTAKASPEEQAAVPHHLIDVREITESYSAFDFVSEAKMTIEDIHSRGKLAIIAGGTGLYIQSLLEGYHLGGETPHEEILAYRASLEPYSDEELAHLVEQAGLEIPQFNRRRAMRALEIAHFGQDLENQEILYEPLIICLDDERSQLYERINHRVDLMFEAGLLDEAKWLFDHSPNVQAAKGIGYKELFPYFRGEQTFEEARESLKQATRRFAKRQLTWFRNRMQVTFYQIGESGVQDRILSQIEEFLDD, from the coding sequence ATGAAAACAAAAATAATTGTGATTGTTGGACCGACTGCTGTTGGAAAGACGGCTCTAGCTATTGAAGTTGCAAAGTGCTTTAATGGCGAAGTGGTTAGTGGAGATAGCCAACAAGTCTATCGAGGACTTGATATTGGGACGGCCAAGGCTAGTCCAGAAGAGCAGGCAGCTGTTCCTCATCATTTAATCGATGTTAGAGAGATAACCGAGTCTTACTCGGCTTTTGATTTTGTTTCAGAAGCTAAGATGACTATTGAGGATATTCACAGCCGTGGCAAGCTAGCCATTATCGCCGGTGGGACTGGACTTTATATCCAGAGCTTGCTAGAAGGTTACCACCTAGGTGGGGAGACTCCTCATGAGGAGATTTTAGCTTATCGAGCTAGTTTGGAGCCATATTCAGATGAGGAATTAGCCCATTTGGTGGAGCAAGCAGGCCTTGAGATTCCCCAGTTTAATCGTCGTCGTGCTATGCGTGCCTTAGAAATTGCCCATTTTGGTCAGGATTTGGAAAATCAAGAGATTTTGTATGAACCGCTGATTATCTGCTTGGATGATGAACGTAGTCAACTTTATGAGCGTATCAACCACCGAGTGGATTTGATGTTTGAGGCTGGGCTTTTGGATGAGGCCAAGTGGCTGTTTGACCATTCCCCTAATGTACAGGCTGCTAAAGGAATTGGCTATAAGGAACTCTTTCCTTATTTCCGTGGAGAGCAGACCTTTGAGGAAGCTCGTGAGAGTCTTAAACAGGCGACCCGTCGTTTTGCCAAGCGTCAGCTGACCTGGTTCCGTAATCGCATGCAGGTCACCTTTTATCAGATTGGAGAATCTGGTGTACAAGACCGCATTTTAAGCCAGATAGAGGAGTTTTTAGATGATTGA
- a CDS encoding DUF3042 family protein: protein MAKGFAKGLVTGVAGTVAAVAGAVYAFKKKVIEPEEQKAAFIEENRKKAARRRVSR, encoded by the coding sequence ATGGCTAAAGGATTCGCTAAAGGTCTTGTAACAGGTGTCGCAGGAACTGTCGCTGCCGTTGCAGGTGCAGTATACGCATTTAAAAAGAAAGTAATCGAACCAGAAGAGCAAAAAGCAGCTTTCATCGAAGAAAACCGTAAAAAAGCAGCTCGTCGCCGCGTATCACGTTAA
- a CDS encoding thymidylate synthase, protein MTKADTIFKENIERILKEGVFSEQARPKYKDGTVANSKYVTGAFSEYDLSKGEFPITTLRPIAIKSAIKEVLWIYQDQSNSLEVLNDKYNVHYWNDWEVGDTGTIGERYGAVVKKHDIINKLLKQLETNPWNRRNIISLWDYQAFEETDGLLPCAFQTMFDVRRVDGEIYLDATLTQRSNDMLVAHHINAMQYVALQMMIAKHFGWKVGKFFYFINNLHIYDNQFEQAQELLRREPSNCQPRLVLNVPDGTNFFDIKAEDFELVDYDPVKPQLKFDLAI, encoded by the coding sequence ATGACAAAAGCAGATACGATTTTTAAAGAGAATATTGAACGCATTCTAAAGGAAGGTGTTTTCTCAGAGCAGGCTCGTCCTAAGTACAAGGATGGGACTGTTGCTAATTCCAAGTATGTAACTGGTGCCTTTTCCGAGTACGACTTATCTAAAGGAGAATTTCCTATCACAACCTTGCGTCCCATTGCAATCAAATCCGCCATCAAAGAAGTTCTCTGGATTTACCAAGACCAGTCAAATAGCTTAGAAGTGCTTAATGACAAGTACAATGTTCACTACTGGAATGACTGGGAAGTTGGAGACACGGGAACCATTGGTGAGCGCTATGGTGCCGTTGTTAAGAAACACGACATTATCAATAAGCTTCTCAAACAGTTGGAAACCAATCCTTGGAACCGCCGCAATATTATTTCGCTCTGGGATTACCAAGCTTTCGAAGAAACAGATGGGCTGCTCCCGTGCGCCTTTCAGACCATGTTTGATGTCCGGCGTGTTGATGGGGAAATCTATCTGGATGCGACCTTGACCCAGCGCTCCAATGATATGCTGGTGGCCCACCACATCAACGCTATGCAGTATGTGGCTTTGCAGATGATGATTGCCAAACATTTTGGCTGGAAGGTTGGGAAGTTCTTCTACTTCATCAACAACCTCCATATCTATGATAATCAATTTGAACAAGCTCAGGAATTGCTCCGTCGGGAGCCGTCAAACTGCCAACCACGCTTGGTTTTAAATGTTCCTGATGGGACTAATTTCTTTGATATCAAAGCAGAAGATTTTGAGTTGGTGGATTATGACCCTGTTAAGCCACAGTTGAAGTTTGACCTAGCTATTTAA
- a CDS encoding ROK family glucokinase — translation MSQKIIGIDLGGTSIKFAILTTAGEIQGKWSIKTNILDEGSHIVDDMIESIQHRLDLLGLAAADFQGIGMGSPGVVDREKGTVIGAYNLNWKTLQPIKQKIEKALGIPFFIDNDANVAALGERWMGAGDNQPDVVFMTLGTGVGGGIVAEGKLLHGVAGAAGELGHITVDFDQPISCTCGKKGCLETVASATGIVNLTRRYADEYEGDAALKRLIDNGEEVTAKTVFDLAKEGDDLALIVYRNFSRYLGIACANIGSILNPSTIVIGGGVSAAGEFLLQGVQKVYDENSFPQVRTSTKLALATLGNDAGVIGAASLVLQ, via the coding sequence ATGAGTCAAAAGATTATTGGGATTGACCTTGGTGGAACTTCTATCAAATTTGCAATCTTAACAACAGCAGGAGAAATCCAAGGAAAATGGTCAATCAAGACCAACATTTTGGATGAGGGAAGTCATATCGTTGATGATATGATTGAGTCTATTCAACATCGTTTGGACTTGCTTGGATTGGCAGCAGCGGACTTCCAAGGTATTGGAATGGGATCACCAGGTGTGGTTGACCGTGAAAAAGGGACTGTTATCGGTGCCTACAACTTGAACTGGAAAACCCTTCAACCAATCAAACAAAAGATTGAAAAAGCTTTGGGCATTCCATTTTTCATCGATAATGATGCCAACGTAGCAGCTCTTGGTGAGCGCTGGATGGGTGCTGGAGATAACCAACCAGACGTTGTCTTTATGACACTCGGTACTGGTGTTGGTGGTGGTATTGTCGCAGAAGGCAAATTGCTTCATGGTGTTGCTGGTGCAGCAGGTGAACTTGGTCATATCACTGTTGACTTTGACCAACCAATCTCATGTACTTGTGGTAAAAAAGGCTGCCTTGAGACAGTTGCTTCAGCAACAGGGATTGTCAACTTGACTCGTCGCTATGCCGATGAATACGAAGGCGATGCAGCCTTGAAACGCTTGATTGATAACGGAGAAGAAGTAACTGCTAAGACTGTCTTTGATCTCGCAAAAGAAGGAGACGACCTTGCTTTGATTGTTTACCGTAACTTCTCACGTTACTTGGGAATCGCTTGTGCTAACATTGGTTCAATCCTAAACCCATCAACAATCGTCATCGGTGGTGGTGTGTCAGCTGCGGGAGAATTCCTTCTACAAGGTGTTCAAAAAGTTTACGATGAAAATAGTTTCCCACAAGTACGCACATCTACTAAATTAGCTCTTGCAACTCTAGGAAATGACGCTGGAGTTATCGGAGCAGCATCACTTGTATTGCAATAA
- a CDS encoding alpha/beta fold hydrolase, with product MKLIFLHGLGQSAESWKEVRNLLTDYPSEAIELFPSGVSNYQQAKERVYQHLAQETEPFVLIGLSLGAALALELSSYDLPNLRALILSGCPLKLAGNILFYLQLLIFKLLPKRVFEKQGADKALMVGVSEELKTLDLTDIAGTCPYPTLLICGIKDKPNLSSMRSLHKLISESQFQIIPDGPHVLNKAKPKEFVEKTRSFLELLK from the coding sequence ATGAAACTGATATTTTTGCATGGGTTAGGGCAGTCAGCAGAGTCTTGGAAAGAAGTTCGGAATCTACTGACAGATTATCCTTCTGAGGCTATCGAGTTATTTCCTTCTGGAGTTAGTAACTATCAACAAGCTAAGGAGCGAGTTTATCAGCACCTAGCTCAAGAGACAGAACCTTTTGTTTTGATTGGATTGTCCTTAGGTGCTGCCCTGGCACTAGAACTTTCCAGTTACGATTTACCAAATCTTCGAGCTTTGATTCTGTCAGGATGCCCGCTTAAATTAGCAGGGAATATCCTATTTTATCTTCAGTTGCTGATTTTTAAACTACTTCCCAAAAGAGTATTTGAAAAACAGGGAGCAGACAAGGCTCTTATGGTCGGAGTTTCTGAGGAGTTGAAGACACTTGATTTAACGGATATAGCAGGAACTTGCCCTTATCCAACCTTACTAATTTGTGGTATCAAAGATAAACCGAATCTTAGTTCTATGAGAAGTCTTCATAAACTAATATCAGAATCCCAATTTCAGATTATCCCAGATGGCCCTCATGTCTTGAATAAGGCAAAACCAAAGGAGTTTGTAGAAAAGACCAGAAGTTTCCTTGAATTGCTGAAATAA
- the pabB gene encoding aminodeoxychorismate synthase component I: MHRKTVIDFRILGERYTFTQPIKEIKTRNVAEVADLLAQVESYQEQGYYVVGYVSYEAAPAFEEKLAVHKDPLLGEYLLYFTVHDRVETSPIPLTYEDIDLPSNWQEVTSAADYEKAIAQIHHHLRQGDTYQVNYTVQLKQKLSANPFAIYNRMVVEQEAGYNAYVEHDEMAVISMSPELFFEQNDRELTTRPMKGTTQRGVTDQEDLEQASWLEQDPKNRSENMMIVDLLRNDMNRISEVGSEHVERLCQVEQYSTVWQMTSTIKSQLREDVDLVEIFRSLFPCGSITGAPKIATMEIIKDLEPQPRGVYCGTIGLLLPNGRRIFNVAIRTIQLHKGQAIYGVGGGITWDSTWESEYREVHQKAAVLYRKQARFQLITTGEISQKNLLFEDQHLERLRKASRYFAFPFDAEDLGHKIEEECQDCEANQDYRLRISLSKSGEIEVNRQVLTPLSTSFCQAQVCLQEAALNQSFTYFKTTHRPHLSLGEQEKIYHNKSGKLLETSIGNLVLKIAGKLYTPPIRLGILPGIYRQYLLETGQVEEKVLTLADLAQAEAIYGCNAVRGLYELSLEEN, translated from the coding sequence ATGCATAGAAAAACAGTGATTGATTTTAGGATTTTGGGGGAGAGATACACCTTTACCCAGCCTATCAAAGAGATAAAAACGAGAAATGTAGCAGAAGTGGCAGATTTGCTGGCACAAGTGGAAAGCTACCAAGAGCAAGGTTATTATGTGGTGGGGTATGTCAGCTACGAGGCTGCCCCTGCTTTTGAGGAAAAATTAGCAGTTCACAAGGATCCCCTACTGGGAGAGTACCTGCTTTACTTTACTGTTCATGATAGGGTAGAGACCTCCCCTATTCCTCTGACTTATGAGGATATTGATTTGCCCTCAAATTGGCAGGAAGTGACGTCTGCAGCAGACTATGAAAAGGCCATTGCCCAGATACACCATCACTTGAGGCAGGGAGACACCTATCAGGTCAACTACACCGTCCAACTCAAGCAAAAGTTAAGTGCCAATCCTTTTGCCATCTACAATCGTATGGTGGTAGAGCAGGAGGCGGGCTACAATGCCTATGTGGAACATGACGAGATGGCAGTGATTTCCATGAGCCCAGAGCTCTTTTTTGAGCAAAATGATCGCGAGTTGACAACACGACCAATGAAGGGGACGACTCAGCGTGGGGTAACTGACCAAGAAGATCTTGAACAGGCCAGTTGGTTGGAACAGGATCCCAAAAATCGCTCTGAAAATATGATGATTGTGGACCTCTTGCGCAATGATATGAACCGTATTTCTGAAGTTGGGAGCGAGCACGTGGAGCGTCTGTGCCAGGTAGAGCAGTATTCAACTGTTTGGCAGATGACTTCGACCATCAAGAGTCAGTTGCGAGAGGATGTGGACCTTGTTGAAATCTTCCGCTCACTCTTTCCTTGTGGTTCCATAACGGGTGCACCGAAAATTGCGACAATGGAGATTATCAAGGACTTGGAGCCTCAACCGCGTGGAGTCTACTGTGGAACGATTGGTCTCTTGCTTCCAAATGGACGACGGATTTTTAATGTGGCCATTCGTACCATTCAACTTCACAAAGGTCAAGCCATTTATGGAGTTGGCGGAGGGATTACTTGGGATAGCACATGGGAATCTGAATACCGAGAGGTTCATCAAAAGGCAGCAGTTCTTTATCGTAAACAAGCCCGCTTCCAACTGATTACGACAGGGGAAATCAGCCAGAAGAACCTGCTGTTTGAAGATCAACATCTGGAAAGACTGAGAAAAGCTAGTCGTTATTTTGCCTTTCCTTTTGATGCAGAAGACTTGGGACACAAGATTGAGGAAGAGTGTCAGGATTGTGAAGCTAATCAAGATTACCGCTTGCGAATCAGCCTTAGCAAATCTGGAGAGATAGAAGTCAATCGTCAAGTATTAACCCCTCTCAGTACAAGCTTTTGTCAGGCCCAAGTCTGCCTTCAGGAAGCTGCTTTGAATCAATCCTTTACCTACTTTAAAACCACTCACCGACCGCATTTGAGCCTAGGAGAACAAGAGAAGATTTACCACAATAAGTCAGGAAAACTGCTTGAAACCTCTATAGGAAATTTGGTTCTGAAAATCGCTGGAAAACTCTACACACCGCCTATCCGACTTGGAATCTTGCCAGGAATTTACCGTCAGTATTTGCTAGAAACAGGACAGGTAGAAGAGAAAGTCTTGACCTTGGCAGATTTAGCCCAAGCAGAAGCTATTTACGGCTGTAATGCAGTGAGAGGCTTGTATGAACTAAGCCTTGAGGAGAACTAG